From the genome of Nicotiana tabacum cultivar K326 chromosome 2, ASM71507v2, whole genome shotgun sequence:
cagCTTCTAAAATTCTGACAGAAGAGTTGGCATTAACTTGCAGCTGCAAGGAGGTACCAAGCGGCGGAATGGCTGCGGCAGATGGACTCCGGTGCATCGGAGGTGCTCCCAAAAGAACCCTCCGAAGAAGAATTCCGTTGTGGTCTTCGCAATGGCCTCATTCTCTGCAACGTCCTCAACAAAGTCAATCCTGGTGCTGTTCACAAGGTACCCTCTCTTTACCCCTCATTCTGTGTTTActcatacagtttaaattttatatattgaaGTTGAGGTCACCCAACACATTAAACTTCAGGTAATTGTTTAAGCTATTTACAATGATAGTGCAAAATTCTTTTACAATATCAATGCAACTTAACCTATTATCGAAGGTTATTAGTTTTTCCTCTATTTTCCAAGTTGCCATACTCTGTTTCATATGGAGAATTACATGTTCTTCTAAGTCAACTTTACCTAATAGTAGGGGCGGAGACGGGATTTGAAACTGGATTAAGCATTCTAATCCATTTAAGTTACtgaattctaaattaataatttgtatatattcaatATATATGGTTTTGACCAAAGTTAgtggttcggccgaacccgtaaGCTATACTCCAGCTCCACCCCCTGTCTAATAGTGTAAAAATCCTTTACTCCATCAGTGCGAAAATTATGAACTTGTGCATAAAAGGTGGGATAGTAACTTAAAAAGTGAGCAGTTATATGTTACAACAAGTTAAAATATACTGTTAATTTTACAGTAAGTTAATTCTTATATACAACAGAGGTTGTACACTTTGGGATCATTTGGTAGCCGGTTAGAGAGGAGTTATCCATCTATTAAAACTAGGATAACTTTATACATTGTTTGGttaaaagaaggggaaaaaataATCTCCACATGGAAGCTAGCATAAGTTATACAATGTTTGgttgttttttcctcttttccacATAAAATGTATAGCATTGCTAATACAATGTTTggttcatatttttcttttccgcataattaatacatgtttaaGTTATGAGGGAATCTATGTATTATTTATGCAGAGTAGAATGTGGAATAACTTATACATTGTATtactaatacttgtattaaaaCACAAAATGACAAGAATAccctttattcaaacttgtatttttttgtttaaaaatatatatttaaactatactaacaattttaataaaataaagtaagctAATAATAAATCACACTCATGTTACATTTATATTACTAATCCTTATATAACTACCGCATAACTAATCCCCGCATAATTAATCCAtgcataactaatcccaacataactcaACCTTGCATAACTTATCcctgcataactaatacatgcATTACTTATTCCTGCATAACTAATACctgtataactaatacatgtataaCTAATACCTGCATAACTCTAACCGgcaaccaaatgaccccttatgTCATATCTAGCCAAGTGTGTGTAAGTATTTGATACATAGATAATAACTACTAAAAGGGATCCATGTAACATATCTTGTACTTAAATGGACAATGTCCTTGAAAGAAGGAATTCTTGAACGCCCAAGTAACTATGTGTTGGTACTTGAGATATAGGTGGTGATGAATTCGGTGGTTGATATGTCCTCAGAGGGTGCAGCCCAGTCTGCTATTCAGTACTTTGAGAACATGAGGAATTTCCTCGTAGCAGTTGGCAAAATGCAGCTTTTAACATTTGAAGCATCTGATCTTGAAAAGGTTAGATTTCCTCAGCTTTATTTCACCAGTGTTTTTCTTTGTATCTTCACAGATTTTGGTTCTTTCTCCTTGACAATTGGTGGGCGGGGAGTAGAATTAAATTTTTGGGGCCAAAGTCGTAGTAATGTACATTTTGTGTGTTTCGGGGTGGCAATGacttcttgtatttatttatctGCAATATGCATAGTGTAATGTTAAAGGATGCTGTTAAGTTATAAAGCTCTTATGGAGCTGAGCTCTTGTTTGGCCTATTGATAATCCTCTTTAGTCCACTGGATCAATTTGTTCACATTGGTCCGGATTGTGCACAAGAGTGCTTCACATTGTTTTCCAAAATACAACAGTATTGAGCAAAAGTTTTGAACTTGTAGGGTGGCTCATCAAACAAAGTTGTAGACTGCATTTTGTGCCTGAAAGGATATTATGAATGGAAGGAAGCTGGAGGAATTGGAGTTTGGAAATATGGTGGAACTGTAAGGATCACGTCATGTCCCAAAGGATCACCATCCTCGTTTGGTGGTAGTGACAGTGCGGATGAGTCAGTGGATGACTCCGAGTCATCACAATTTGACCAGCTGTTGGAATTTCTCCACTTATCTGGCGAAGTCTCGTTTGAAGAATCAAATGCTGCAAATATACTGACCTTCCTCTTTGATCGCTTTGGTCTCGGGCTTCTACAGGCTTATCTTATGGAGCGGAATGGAGTTGAGGACTTCCATTTGAATTCAATGGTAGGTAAGACTATGTGTAGTTTATCTAAAAACAGGATTTCTTATTACATTGGTAACCTGAGTATTTAATTTAATCCAACAGGTCGTTGAATTTTTCTTTCCTAGATTAGAGTTTACTTGCTGACCTTGTTAGACTTAAGGCTCTCGGAAGACCTTTCTACTAATATAAATTCTATCCTATCCTACATGTCTCTGAGTCTGACGTCTCTCTAATTTTATTAGAAGTCGCAGCTTGTTAGAACAACTTTTGTAAACTCTATCAGCGATCAAGTAGTTGGTATACGCATTTCATTTATGCTTCATAATGAATGAATACATAAAGCAAGCGGAACATAATGATCAAAGGCCATCTTATAGTTTATCAAGGGCGTCTAAAAAGAAATTGAGTGATTAGTGAAATACCATTTCCAGAATTTAGAGGAAGAAGTTAGCgttgaaaagtttaaaaattgAACTGAAGGTCCAGGTGTATGTTGCTCTCCGAGTCTTTGTCACCATCAGGACATTGTTGGCTATCTCCTACCTTGATCACCATATCTTCCTCAAATAAGATATCATAAACTTTCCGCCATAGGTGTGACAATGATACAAAAATTACTACTTCTTCACTCACAACtgtgaaggggagccttggagcaaaggtaaagttgtctctgtgtgacctataggtcacggattCGAGCCGTGGaggcagccactaatgcttgcattagggtagactgtctacatcacacccctttgGGTGCGTCCCTTCCCCAGACCTGCGTGGATGCGGGATGccttgtgcaccgggctgcccacTCACAACTGTAGGTGTCTACTAGTTTTCATGCTGCATCTCATGTAAGACGAATTTCAAGCGTCATTCCTTCTGTGGACTAAGGATGAAAATTTGCAGGTAATTGATGCTGTTCTGAGGAAAGTAGTCAAGAACTTCTCTGGATTGTTGGTTTCTCAAAGCAATCAGGTAACAATGACAATTTGAATATAGGCTTTTTCTTGCGTAATACCAATTTTAATGCCAATATCACCATTATCACTGAATGTGGTTGATTGACAGTTTTTTTAACACCTGCAGCTCAGgctttttttgaagaaaatactGCCAGATGAGTGCAGTCCTTTATCAAGATCAGAAGTTCTAGAAACCATATCAAATTATCTGCGGCACAGAACTAGCTTGGTCTCCAGCGATGTCTCCAGATACTGCATTTGTGGTGGGAAACGGGAAAGCAGCTGGCATGACAATGGTTTCCATGCTGGCAATGAAGAAATAGTCGATGTTCAACAAAAGGAGTTAGAGGTATGATGATTTGACTACATCAACTTACAGTGACACACTCTTCCCCCTTCCCAGCAACAAGGGAGTGGGACTTCCCCTTTGAATTGACATATGTAGCTCTAGTTTGTTTAGTTTAATAATGCCCTCGATTATTGACTGAATTGTGGCTAAGCAGTTGTTGGTAGCAAATAATatggggaaaaaataaaaaaatgaagactAATGAGGAATCGACCGATTCTTATGTGTCGTTATTTTATGTTTCAGGAGCTCAAAGTCTTTTGCAGAGAGACCAAGCTAGATGTCCAAAAGTATAAGTCAGGGTGGGAAGAAGAATTTAGAAGGCTTGGTTAGTACTACCTTAATGTCCTTTTGTGTTGAAAATGAATGGAACTTCCGTATTTGAATCTGAAAGAACTTTTCCTCAGTGCACCATATTAAGGGCCTCGAGGTGGCTTCCTCTTCTTATCACAAGGTTTTAGAAGAAAATCGCCTCCTGTACAATCAGGTCCAAGATCTAaaaggtaagtttcttgagttctcTCATCTTCATAAAGAATATTTATAACATGGAAATAAGTTTACTTCTACTTCTCCAGGGACCATAAGAGTTTATTGTAGAGTTAGGCCCTTCCTATCTGGACAATCTGATGTGCAGTCCACAGTAGATTATATTGGAGAAAACGGAGACATCATGATTGTTAATCCTCGTAAGCAGGGTAAAGATGCTAGGAAGATTTTCACTTTCAACAAGGTCTTTGGAACTAAAGTAACTCAACGTATGTTTTCTTTCTCCAGCTCATTTGTTTTCATAACCACATATATGCTCAAGTATCAAGCTTAACTCTGGCATCTTAGCATGGGTACAAGAACCAGGCAACTGACAAAATCTCAACAAATAATCAAGAAAAGGCAGAAAACGTCTTTCTATTATAGCACGTGCtccctttctttttttaattataagtagcacatttcccttttatttttctctttactaTGACTACTTGTGTATATCTAGAATATCTATCCGTTActtgatttgcttgaaaaatGAGTTGAAGCTGCCTGCTTTTCTCTTATCATAAATTATGTGTTTGTGAAATGTACTATCAATCAATATCTATCTTTTTATATTTGCAGAACAAATATACGTGGACACTCAGCCATTGGTTAGATCCGTTCTTGATGGTTTTAATGTTTGTATATTCGCCTACGGACAGACTGGCTCAGGAAAGACGTACACCATGGTAATTTTTAAAGTGATTTAAGTGCTATGATTCTTTTTATGAGATAGAGATGGTGTTATACTATTAGTTAGTTTTGTTTTACTAAATATTGTCCGAGCATGATGAGACGTTACAGTTAATGATAGTTAAGTCTCAATGTAATTATCTTTGCTTGATTGAAATCTTGTTCACTTGCCATTCCTATGCTATGTCTTCTCCTTTCTCTATGATATACCTCTAAACACTCTGGTGTCTATCAGATTTGCATATAGAACACTTTCAGAAGCTGAAGGAAGAGTAATTACAGTATGTTGCATTTGATATCTTACAACTGCATATATTTCATGCTTCCAGAGTGGGCCAGACTTGACAACAGAGGAGACATGGGGTGTAAATTATCGTGCTTTGCGTGATTTGTTCAGCACTACAAAGGCAAGACGGGACATGATAGAGTATGAAGTGGGAGTCCAAATGATTGAGATATATAATGAACAAGTGAGAGATCTCTTAGTCATTGACGGGGCTAACAGGCGATATCCTTTACATTGATATATGATGAACTATATTGTAACATGCTCACCTAAACTGCATCAGTTACACAACCAAAAAATTGGATTTAGTTTCAGGAAAAGTGACTTTTATTTTGTTGTCTAACCTTAACATTCCACACATTGGATATACGAAATAATTCTCAACTGAATGGCCTCAACGTACCTGATGCTAGTTTGATTCCAGTTAAATGCACTCAAGATGTTCTTGACTTGATGAGAATTGGGCATAAGAACCGTGCTGTCGGTGCTACTGCTTTAAATGAGCGGAGCAGCAGGTCTCACAGGTACTTGTTACATAAGATTAGATGATTGTTCTGAACTATTGCAGTGATCATAAAATGtattcttctttaattcttcctACTTTTGCAGTATTCTGACAGTTCATGTTCGAGGAAAAGAGGTGGTATCTGGATCTACATTAAAGGGCTGCCTTCACCTTGTGGATTTAGCTGGAAGTGAGAGAGTAGATAAATCTGAAGCTGTTGGCGAGAGACTGAAGGAGGCGCAACATATAAACAGATCTTTGTCAGCATTAGGAGACGTCATCTCTGCTCTTGCACAGAAGAGCTCACATATTCCTTATAGGAATAGCAAGCTCACCCAAGTATTGCAAGATTCATTAGGTAGACAGTGAACATTTTCAATTTCTCAACTGCTTATTTACTGCGTTAATGCAGCTTAGCTTCTTTTACCTCCAATAGTTTACACTATACAGTGAACTAAGATAATTATCATTCCATGGATAGTATTACTATTTTAAACTAGGTCAGTTATACCCATGCATGATCCTGCTGAAAAAGACCGCAAACTTAGTACCTTAGAATGGTTACATGATTCTACAACATCACTCCCTGGATGTTCTGAAAAGTAACTCAAAGCAATCTTTGGTTTCTGATGTTCTACGAGGCTTATATTGGGTATTATCTCACACACTCCCTTACAGGTGGTCAGGCAAAGACATTGATGTTCGTACACATAAATCCAGAGGCAGAAGCATTTGGAGAAACAGTTAGCACCCTGAAATTTGCCGAGAGGGTTGGCTCCATAGATCTTGGTGCAGCTCGATCTAACAAAGAAACTGGTGAAATTCGAGACATGAAAGAAGAGGTCTAATTGCTAAAATCACTGGTTgataaaataccaaattttttTTTGCACATGTAATTGATGTCTTTGTGCTTTTCTGGTTGATTTAGATCTCAAACCTTAAGCAAGTGCTGGAGAAGAAAGAAGCTGAACTTGAACACCTAAAAAGTGGTGCAAATGCTCGAGGTCAAGCATCACCTCTTCGCATGATGAGACACAATGGTAATGCTAGCTTGAAGACTGAAGCCATTCAGCGTCCTCTAGATGACACTAGAGAGGTAAATGAGTTGGAAATCCAAGTAACATCATATTCACATAGGCTATGTTCCATCAGAAATCCAATTAAGTTTCATATTTACATAGGCTGGTTTGACTTAAATTTAGCTTCAAAAGACGATGTCATTCACAATTAAATATCTTGACTAcaaatatgtttttatttttagtaCATACTCTGATTAGTTTTAAAGTTCCTGAAGTATAGGAACCAACAACTTTATTTCCTTTGGGGGTATTTGCAATAAATCATTTTGAGAAAGTGATATACTTTTCATTGCTTCTGTTGAGGCGAAACAGGTAAGAAGCTGTTCATCAGGTAAACAAAGGAGGTCCCAGTTTCCCTCTAAGTTCACGGACAAGGATTTTGTACCAAAAATGCCCTTGCTCACAGAGGAAAAATCAGTAGCCTCGACCAAGAGGAGATCACCATCTCCCCCTGTTAGAAGATCATTATCAACAGATAGAGGTGCTCACGTCAGAAACAGAATAAAGCCTGAAACACTTGAAAATCCGCCAGTAATGAAACAGCCGTTTCCTGCTAGAGTTCCTGTCACAATTAACAAGTCTGTTACCAACATGCCGGCAATTGTCTGTTCGGATAAAATGAGAGGATATCAGGGTTCACAAGAGCAATCTAGGCAGGAAAATATCTCTGATGTTCTATATAGCCTCCAGAGGATCAACAACAGGAAAATTCCAGAACATGATGAGGAGCAGTTTAAGCAAGTGCTTAATGTAAGACAAGGTGCAATTAGAAAAAGTAAAAACGAGAATAAGATCAAATCTAAGCATCAGTTATCAACTAAAATACATATCAAGTCAGATGTTTCAGTGACATTGCTTTCTAATGGAGGCAGCGGTGGAATGATCGAGGAGGCTCAGAGAAGTGATATTTCTGAGTCTGAAAATGAGAACGGGCTGGTTGAGTCGCACATAAGTGGCAACATAAGAGTTGGTAATCTTCCAAGAAGCTTCTCAAGGAACTCTCAAAATGTCGAACAAAGGTATGATCTACTACTTTGAGAATTAATATGCTATCCAACAACCATTCTGATAATTTGTTATGCAAAGGTGgataaaagggcagcccggtgcactaagctcccgctatgcgcggagtCCGAGGAAGGGCCGgtccacaagggtctattgtacgcatgCAGCCTATATTTAATGGGTTCAACTAAATCCAATATGTTTTTACACAAAACATAGATATATATGTGGAAAAACATAATAATAAATCTGAACCCATAATTTCAAAGAACAATATGTTCAATGCTAATTAAGAACCTTAAAAGTTGAATGTATCAAgtttaaatcttggatccgcctaTGATAATTACGGAGCTAAAAGAGTTGGATGAATCTAGCACCTTTCCCGTTTGCATTAACTATTTGATTTTTTACAGAGAAAGAGAAATATCACATACAGTTGAAGCTTTTCTTGCTGGTAAATATGAAGACAGACCTTCAAGTGGCAATAACATGCTTCGGACTGCAGAGGTAAACAATTCATTCAATCCTGAATTCAGGAAACCTGAGGATAAACCTTCACATGCCAATAGAATTGCTCGGAATGCAAAGGAAGCGAGTAACTCATTGGCTCCGGAATTGAGAAGAAGCAGATCAACACCACGTGGAAAATTCATGCTTTTGCCCTGAGAACTTCCATATACACACATCATTTGGATCAACTAATTTGTTAGTTCTTGTACAGCCACTTCATGCATTTTGGAGCATGCCTTTCATACTAATTCGAGAAAGTTGAAGATGTCAATGAGGACTTCAACCAGTATTACTGTATCCTCAAACCATATTTGAAGTGATATTGCCATGTATTTATATACAATACCTGATAAGACTTTAATATATATGTACAGAAAATTGTATTTGTTTTAATATAAGGAATGGCAGATCAATGGATTTTTGCGAGTTAATTCGAACATGGATTAAAATGGCATCCCAGAAGTATTTCCTTAATGTTGTGAATAATCACGATAGCAATCCATTCAGTATCCGGCTGCTGCCTGCTAGTCAGAATCAATGAGCTATACTACCAATTCGTTAAATGATTGTGAAGGAAACTTGGTGAGCTTCGCGGCGTGTTTGGTatctaggaaaatattttcttggaaaatgagtggttttatcacttattttcccaTGTTTGATTGTTGAATGAAAAacttttccggaaaatattttctagtgtttggttagtgagtagaaaatatttttcttagaaAATTTATAATTTAGGCAAGGACTATGAGAGACAAATGGATAAGGACGAGGGAGGGTGGTAGGTCGGGTCTAGGGACCAAGGTGAGGATGGCCGAGGGGTTGGGGGTGAAGGGGTGTGGTGTGGTGTGTTGGTTGTGGCGGGGTAAGGGGTGGGCATGGGTTGGGGGTGAGGTGTAGGGGGTGGGGTGGAAGGTAATAGTGTGGGTGTGGGTGTGGGTGGGGTAGAGAATAGGGCgggaaggttgaaaaagagttttggaaaatgttttccctccTCTTGGTAGGgatggaggaaaatgagttcatgagtaagatatttttcaaaatatttaagccaaccaaacatgaaaaaattaaaagaatttCCTTCATGCCAAACACACCCTAGTAGAGACTTTTCATTACAAATCAACTTTCTTCCTAGCAACAGCATTGATCATTTATATGCACTTCATATTCATATTCATTACAGTGATATACGTGATGGCAATATCTCATCCACAGGTCACCCCGACTAATAACATTCTAAACAGTACAGTTGGAAA
Proteins encoded in this window:
- the LOC107789615 gene encoding kinesin-like protein KIN-14F, which codes for MPQENIHNQSNSLFNTSSSVTPVKNLRGLKSLAYNSSNEASYTEEMFNDRDLAQRKAEEAAARRYQAAEWLRQMDSGASEVLPKEPSEEEFRCGLRNGLILCNVLNKVNPGAVHKVVMNSVVDMSSEGAAQSAIQYFENMRNFLVAVGKMQLLTFEASDLEKGGSSNKVVDCILCLKGYYEWKEAGGIGVWKYGGTVRITSCPKGSPSSFGGSDSADESVDDSESSQFDQLLEFLHLSGEVSFEESNAANILTFLFDRFGLGLLQAYLMERNGVEDFHLNSMVIDAVLRKVVKNFSGLLVSQSNQLRLFLKKILPDECSPLSRSEVLETISNYLRHRTSLVSSDVSRYCICGGKRESSWHDNGFHAGNEEIVDVQQKELEELKVFCRETKLDVQKYKSGWEEEFRRLVHHIKGLEVASSSYHKVLEENRLLYNQVQDLKGTIRVYCRVRPFLSGQSDVQSTVDYIGENGDIMIVNPRKQGKDARKIFTFNKVFGTKVTQQQIYVDTQPLVRSVLDGFNVCIFAYGQTGSGKTYTMSGPDLTTEETWGVNYRALRDLFSTTKARRDMIEYEVGVQMIEIYNEQVRDLLVIDGANRRLDIRNNSQLNGLNVPDASLIPVKCTQDVLDLMRIGHKNRAVGATALNERSSRSHSILTVHVRGKEVVSGSTLKGCLHLVDLAGSERVDKSEAVGERLKEAQHINRSLSALGDVISALAQKSSHIPYRNSKLTQVLQDSLGGQAKTLMFVHINPEAEAFGETVSTLKFAERVGSIDLGAARSNKETGEIRDMKEEISNLKQVLEKKEAELEHLKSGANARGQASPLRMMRHNGNASLKTEAIQRPLDDTREVRSCSSGKQRRSQFPSKFTDKDFVPKMPLLTEEKSVASTKRRSPSPPVRRSLSTDRGAHVRNRIKPETLENPPVMKQPFPARVPVTINKSVTNMPAIVCSDKMRGYQGSQEQSRQENISDVLYSLQRINNRKIPEHDEEQFKQVLNVRQGAIRKSKNENKIKSKHQLSTKIHIKSDVSVTLLSNGGSGGMIEEAQRSDISESENENGLVESHISGNIRVGNLPRSFSRNSQNVEQREREISHTVEAFLAGKYEDRPSSGNNMLRTAEVNNSFNPEFRKPEDKPSHANRIARNAKEASNSLAPELRRSRSTPRGKFMLLP